One Pseudomonas sp. HOU2 genomic window carries:
- a CDS encoding cytochrome c family protein, translating to MKNTVSLLLALTATAVLFSSTTHAAGDPAAGEKIFPRLCGGCHQVGPDARPGFGPQLNGIIGRPAGTSANYVYSDAMKNSGKTWDRDTLTAYLKDPKGVVPGTRMIFWGLSDEEKIDNLLAYLQQFAN from the coding sequence ATGAAAAACACCGTTTCACTGCTTCTTGCCCTGACCGCAACCGCCGTGCTGTTCAGCTCGACCACCCACGCCGCAGGCGATCCCGCCGCCGGCGAAAAGATCTTTCCGCGGCTGTGCGGCGGCTGCCATCAGGTCGGGCCGGACGCGCGACCGGGGTTCGGCCCGCAACTCAACGGAATCATCGGCCGACCCGCCGGGACCTCGGCCAATTACGTGTATTCCGACGCAATGAAGAACTCCGGCAAGACTTGGGATCGCGATACGCTGACGGCGTATCTGAAGGATCCAAAGGGCGTAGTGCCGGGCACGCGGATGATTTTCTGGGGGCTGAGTGACGAAGAGAAGATCGATAATTTGTTGGCGTATCTGCAGCAATTCGCCAACTAA
- a CDS encoding PLP-dependent aminotransferase family protein, giving the protein MPRSRYKTLVDAYAADIRAGRLAPGTRLPTHRELAASAGLALVTASRVYAELEAMGLVSGETGRGTFVRETSLAPGQGIDQKDVAVGMIDLNFNYPSLPGQADLLRTALRQLALSGDLEALLRYQPHAGRQHERASVAQHLQARGVHVDAGQVLIVNGAQQGLAVTLMALLKPGDVIAADALTYSGFKVLAEALHLEVVAIPPGEHGPDLMALEKLCRSRSVRAIYSMPTLHNPLGWVTPIEQREQLVALARRHDLTLIEDAAYAFLVENPPRTLIDLAPERTVYVSGLSKNIATGLRVGFIAAPLHAVPALERIIRATTWNTPGVMTAMACGWLDDGTVTLLEQQKRDDAKARQMLAAELLQGLTCIGHPSSYFLWLPLPEDVRADQIVVELMREQISVTTAEPFAVSAHVPHAIRLALGSVPMDVLRQALITVRKVIGAYL; this is encoded by the coding sequence ATGCCGCGCTCGCGCTACAAGACCCTCGTTGACGCCTACGCCGCGGACATTCGCGCGGGGCGTCTGGCACCGGGAACCCGACTGCCGACTCACCGGGAACTGGCGGCCAGTGCTGGGCTGGCACTGGTCACCGCGTCGCGGGTATATGCCGAGCTTGAGGCGATGGGGCTGGTCAGCGGCGAGACCGGGCGCGGGACGTTTGTGCGCGAAACCTCGTTGGCGCCGGGGCAGGGCATCGATCAGAAAGACGTCGCGGTCGGCATGATCGATCTGAATTTCAATTACCCGTCGCTGCCCGGTCAGGCCGACCTGTTGCGGACGGCGTTACGCCAGTTGGCGCTGTCCGGTGATCTGGAAGCCTTGCTGCGTTATCAACCCCACGCCGGGCGCCAGCATGAGCGCGCTTCGGTTGCGCAGCATTTGCAGGCTCGCGGGGTGCACGTCGATGCCGGGCAGGTGTTGATCGTCAACGGTGCCCAGCAAGGGTTAGCGGTGACGCTGATGGCCTTGCTCAAACCCGGTGATGTGATTGCAGCGGATGCGCTGACGTATTCCGGCTTCAAGGTGTTGGCCGAAGCGCTGCATCTGGAAGTGGTGGCGATTCCGCCCGGTGAGCACGGGCCGGATCTGATGGCGCTGGAAAAACTTTGCCGCAGCCGTTCGGTGCGTGCGATTTACAGCATGCCGACGCTGCACAATCCATTGGGTTGGGTGACGCCGATCGAACAGCGCGAGCAATTGGTCGCGCTCGCCCGCCGCCATGATCTGACGCTCATCGAAGACGCGGCCTACGCCTTTCTGGTGGAAAACCCACCGCGTACCCTGATTGATTTGGCGCCGGAGCGCACGGTGTATGTCTCGGGCCTGTCGAAGAACATTGCCACTGGCCTGCGCGTCGGTTTCATTGCCGCACCGCTGCACGCGGTGCCGGCGCTGGAGCGGATCATCCGCGCCACCACCTGGAACACCCCCGGCGTGATGACCGCGATGGCTTGCGGCTGGCTCGACGATGGCACCGTGACCCTGCTGGAACAACAAAAACGCGACGACGCCAAGGCCCGGCAAATGCTCGCCGCCGAGTTGCTGCAAGGGCTGACTTGCATCGGTCATCCATCCTCCTATTTCCTGTGGCTGCCGCTGCCGGAGGACGTGCGTGCCGATCAGATTGTCGTGGAATTGATGCGCGAGCAGATTTCGGTGACCACCGCCGAGCCGTTCGCGGTGTCAGCGCATGTGCCGCACGCGATTCGGCTGGCGTTGGGGTCGGTGCCGATGGATGTCCTGCGTCAGGCATTGATCACCGTCAGAAAGGTCATCGGCGCTTATCTGTAA
- a CDS encoding DMT family transporter: MERTSNPVNPALEKTSGWINGFIGVVIFSGSLPATRLAVLEFDPVFLTVARAAIAGVLAVILLWLFRERRPARDQWWSLLIVALGVVLGFPLLTALALQHVTSAHSIVFVGLLPLATAIFAVLRGGEHPRPVFWVFSILGSGLVVGFALSQGLTASPTGDLLMLAAILACGLGYAEGAKLSRVLGGWQVICWALVLSLPVMALLSLWLAPASFSHVSLSAWICLAYVALFSMLIGFVFWYRGLAQGGIAAVGQLQLLQPFFGLALAATLLHEQVSVGMLVVTLGVILCVAGAKKFAR, encoded by the coding sequence ATGGAACGGACTTCGAACCCGGTTAACCCGGCGCTGGAAAAAACCAGCGGCTGGATCAATGGCTTTATCGGCGTGGTGATCTTCAGCGGATCGCTACCGGCCACGCGTCTGGCGGTGCTGGAATTCGATCCGGTGTTTCTCACCGTGGCGCGCGCGGCCATTGCCGGCGTGTTGGCGGTCATTCTGTTGTGGCTGTTTCGCGAACGGCGCCCGGCACGCGATCAATGGTGGTCGTTATTGATTGTGGCGTTGGGCGTGGTACTGGGCTTTCCACTGCTGACGGCGTTGGCGCTGCAACACGTGACGTCAGCGCATTCGATTGTGTTTGTCGGATTGCTGCCCCTGGCGACGGCGATTTTTGCCGTGCTGCGTGGCGGCGAGCACCCGCGACCGGTGTTCTGGGTGTTCTCGATTCTCGGTAGCGGCTTGGTCGTTGGCTTCGCCCTGTCACAGGGACTGACTGCTTCGCCCACCGGTGACCTGCTGATGCTCGCGGCGATTCTGGCCTGCGGTCTGGGATATGCCGAAGGCGCGAAACTGTCGCGCGTGCTCGGCGGCTGGCAGGTGATCTGCTGGGCGCTGGTGTTATCGCTGCCGGTGATGGCCTTGCTCAGCCTGTGGCTGGCGCCCGCCTCGTTCAGCCACGTCAGCCTTTCGGCCTGGATATGCCTGGCCTACGTGGCGCTGTTCAGCATGCTGATCGGCTTTGTGTTCTGGTATCGCGGCCTGGCCCAAGGCGGGATCGCGGCGGTCGGTCAACTGCAATTGCTGCAGCCGTTTTTCGGCCTGGCGCTGGCGGCGACGTTACTGCATGAACAGGTCAGTGTCGGCATGCTGGTGGTGACGCTGGGCGTCATCCTCTGCGTAGCCGGCGCCAAAAAATTCGCCAGATAA
- a CDS encoding SulP family inorganic anion transporter, with protein sequence MKPKRLRADVLAGLTTSFALLPECIAFALVAHLNPLMGLYGAFIICTLTALFGGRPGMVSGAAGSMAVVIVALVVQHGVQYLLATVLLGGLIMMAFGLLRLGKLVRMVPHPVMLGFVNGLAIIIALAQLEHFKSGEHWLSGTPLYLMTGLVLLTMAIVYILPRLTRAVPPALVAILGVGLLVYLFGLPTRTLGDMAHIAGGLPTFAVPDIPWTLETLRIIAPYAILMALVGLLETLLTLSLTDEITETRGYPDRECVALGAANVVSGAFGGMGGCAMIGQTVINLSSGGRGRLSGVVAGVLILLFILFLSPLIERIPLAALVGVMFVVSQQTFAWASLRVLNKVPLNDVLVIIAVTTITVFTDLATAVLCGIIIAALNFAWQQARELYADEHLEVDGSKLYRLHGTLFFASTTPFLNQFDPANDPARVTLDCRHLSFVDYSAIAALKTLRERYAKAGKELQVFHLSERCKKLLKRAGVEHH encoded by the coding sequence ATGAAACCGAAACGTCTGCGCGCCGATGTCCTGGCCGGACTCACCACCTCGTTTGCCCTGTTGCCCGAATGCATTGCGTTCGCGCTGGTGGCGCATCTCAACCCGCTGATGGGCCTGTACGGCGCCTTCATCATTTGTACGCTGACCGCGTTGTTCGGCGGACGGCCGGGAATGGTTTCCGGGGCGGCGGGTTCGATGGCGGTGGTGATCGTCGCGCTGGTGGTGCAACACGGCGTGCAGTATCTGCTGGCGACGGTGTTGCTCGGCGGTCTGATCATGATGGCGTTCGGCTTGTTGCGCCTGGGCAAACTGGTGCGCATGGTGCCGCATCCGGTGATGCTCGGCTTCGTCAACGGTCTGGCGATCATCATTGCGCTGGCGCAACTGGAGCATTTCAAGAGTGGCGAACACTGGCTCAGCGGCACGCCGCTGTACCTGATGACCGGGCTGGTACTGCTGACCATGGCCATCGTCTACATTCTGCCGCGCCTGACCCGCGCGGTGCCGCCGGCATTGGTGGCGATCCTCGGCGTGGGCCTGCTGGTCTATCTGTTCGGCCTGCCGACCCGCACCCTTGGCGACATGGCGCACATCGCCGGCGGTCTGCCGACCTTCGCCGTGCCAGACATCCCGTGGACGCTGGAAACCCTGCGCATCATCGCTCCGTACGCGATTCTGATGGCGCTGGTGGGCCTGCTGGAAACCCTGCTGACCCTGAGCCTCACCGACGAAATCACCGAAACCCGTGGTTACCCGGATCGCGAATGCGTCGCGCTGGGTGCGGCGAACGTGGTCTCCGGGGCGTTCGGTGGCATGGGCGGTTGCGCGATGATCGGCCAGACCGTGATCAACCTCAGCTCCGGCGGTCGCGGGCGTTTGTCCGGGGTGGTGGCGGGGGTGTTGATTCTGCTGTTCATCCTGTTTCTGTCACCGTTGATCGAGCGTATTCCGCTGGCGGCGCTGGTGGGCGTGATGTTCGTGGTCTCGCAACAGACCTTCGCCTGGGCCTCGTTGCGGGTGTTGAACAAGGTGCCGCTCAACGATGTGTTGGTGATCATCGCCGTAACCACCATCACCGTGTTCACCGACCTGGCCACCGCCGTGCTCTGCGGGATCATCATCGCCGCGCTGAATTTCGCCTGGCAGCAGGCCCGCGAGCTTTACGCCGATGAGCATCTGGAAGTCGACGGCAGCAAACTCTATCGCCTGCACGGCACGCTGTTTTTCGCCTCGACCACGCCGTTCCTCAACCAGTTCGACCCGGCCAATGACCCGGCCCGGGTGACGCTGGATTGCCGGCATCTGAGCTTTGTCGATTACTCGGCGATTGCCGCGTTGAAAACCTTGCGTGAGCGATACGCCAAGGCCGGGAAAGAGTTGCAGGTGTTTCATCTGTCCGAGCGCTGCAAAAAGCTGCTCAAGCGCGCGGGCGTCGAACACCACTGA
- a CDS encoding GNAT family N-acetyltransferase: MAIKALRATAAHLEAVAKLFDAYRGFYQQPSNLEQSRAFVAERMAADESAIFLAQNENAEALGFVQLYPTFSSIDAHRTWLLSDLFTMPAARGRGVGRLLMNTARDFALQTGAKGLVLETATDNFTAQGLYESLGYVRDTGYYTYMLDLRQG; encoded by the coding sequence ATGGCCATCAAGGCACTGCGCGCTACGGCGGCGCATTTGGAGGCGGTGGCAAAACTGTTCGACGCTTATCGCGGTTTCTATCAACAGCCGTCGAACCTTGAGCAATCGCGAGCCTTCGTCGCCGAGCGCATGGCCGCCGACGAATCGGCAATTTTTCTCGCCCAGAATGAAAACGCCGAAGCGCTGGGTTTTGTGCAGCTGTACCCGACGTTTTCCTCGATCGATGCCCATCGCACCTGGTTGCTCAGCGACCTGTTCACCATGCCCGCCGCTCGGGGGCGCGGCGTCGGGCGGTTACTGATGAACACCGCGCGCGACTTTGCGTTGCAGACTGGCGCCAAAGGTCTGGTGCTGGAAACTGCCACCGACAACTTTACGGCGCAGGGTTTGTACGAGTCGCTGGGTTATGTGCGTGATACCGGCTATTACACTTATATGCTCGATCTGCGTCAGGGCTGA
- a CDS encoding TetR/AcrR family transcriptional regulator, whose translation MSAIRVRNEQLILAAASEEFAANGFDATQTRDIAARAGVPKANLYYYFQTKENLYSKVLLGFVEPLLEASAALRESDDPMIGLRAYVAARIRIAREHPAIAKVFSGELLLGGRQLPDECRDLLHAEARRNVECLRSWIERGLLAPVDPEHLMLFIWSATRTYTNIGWQMGCITGRAVPQDEDYETAAETITRMVLEGVVAPRVGEIRGVLFAT comes from the coding sequence ATGAGTGCCATCCGCGTACGCAACGAACAACTGATCCTCGCCGCCGCCAGCGAAGAGTTTGCCGCCAACGGCTTCGACGCCACCCAGACCCGCGACATCGCCGCCCGTGCCGGCGTGCCCAAGGCCAACCTGTATTACTACTTCCAGACCAAGGAAAATCTCTATTCCAAAGTCCTGCTGGGATTCGTCGAACCGCTGCTGGAAGCCTCGGCGGCGCTGCGCGAAAGCGACGACCCCATGATCGGCCTGCGCGCCTACGTCGCCGCGCGTATCCGCATCGCCCGCGAACACCCGGCCATCGCCAAGGTCTTCAGCGGCGAACTGCTGCTCGGTGGCCGCCAATTGCCGGACGAATGCCGCGACCTGCTGCACGCCGAAGCCCGACGCAATGTCGAATGCCTGCGCAGCTGGATCGAGCGCGGCTTGCTGGCGCCGGTGGATCCGGAGCACCTGATGCTGTTCATCTGGTCGGCAACCCGCACCTACACCAATATTGGCTGGCAGATGGGCTGCATCACCGGACGCGCAGTGCCGCAGGATGAGGACTATGAGACGGCCGCAGAGACGATTACGCGGATGGTGCTGGAGGGCGTCGTGGCACCGCGGGTTGGGGAGATTCGTGGGGTTCTGTTTGCGACTTGA
- a CDS encoding cysteine hydrolase family protein, producing the protein MSSALLIIDVQQALCSGEYQCFDIRRVIDTINQLSTRARTAGVPVVLIQHEEKDSPLAHGAEGWLLAESLLTETQDLRVRKTTRDSFYQTDLRKLLPGEDFERLIICGLQTDYCVNATVRRAHELGYDVVLVADAHSTVDNGNMSAEDIIAEHNKDLAHLTGATGRIDVKPAAGIIF; encoded by the coding sequence ATGTCTAGCGCATTGCTGATCATCGACGTCCAACAGGCTCTCTGCTCGGGCGAGTACCAGTGCTTCGACATTCGCCGCGTCATCGATACCATCAACCAGCTCAGCACTCGCGCGCGCACGGCCGGTGTGCCGGTGGTGCTGATTCAGCATGAAGAAAAGGACAGCCCGCTGGCCCATGGTGCCGAAGGCTGGCTACTGGCCGAAAGCCTGCTGACTGAAACGCAGGACCTGCGCGTACGCAAAACCACCCGGGATTCGTTCTATCAGACCGATCTGCGAAAGCTGCTGCCCGGAGAAGACTTCGAACGTCTGATCATTTGCGGCCTGCAAACCGATTACTGCGTCAACGCCACCGTGCGCAGGGCGCACGAACTGGGCTACGACGTGGTGCTCGTCGCGGACGCTCACTCCACGGTCGACAACGGCAACATGAGCGCCGAAGACATCATCGCCGAACACAACAAGGATCTGGCGCACCTGACCGGCGCTACCGGTCGCATCGACGTTAAACCTGCAGCCGGGATCATTTTCTGA
- the ggt gene encoding gamma-glutamyltransferase codes for MKYEPLAKTLIATSLALSCLMAHAASVAPVAAENGMVVTAQHLASHVGVDVLKNGGNAVDAAVAVGYALAVVYPAAGNLGGGGFMTIQLADGRKTFLDFREKAPLAATANMYLDKDGNVVPDLSTRGHLAVAVPGTVSGMELALSKYGTKPRKDMIAPAIKLAEDGFELEQGDVDLLDYATDVFKKDMRDSGSIFLHNGEPMQVGQKLVQKDLAKTLRTISEKGADGFYKGWVADAIVTSSQANKGIITQADLDKYKTRELAPVECDYRGYHVVSAPPPSSGGVVICEIMNILEGYPMKDLGFHSAQGMHYQIEAMRHAYVDRNSYLGDPDFVKNPIEHLLDKNYATKLRNAIQPQKAGISAELKPGVVPHEGNNTTHYSIVDKWGNAVSVTYTLNDWFGAGVMASKTGVILNDEMDDFTSKVGVPNMYGLVQGEANAIAPGKTPLSSMSPTIVTKDGKVVMVVGTPGGSRIITATLLTMLNVIDYGMGLQEAVDAPRFHQQWMPEETNLEDFAASPDTKKILESWGHKFAGPQDANHIAAILVGAPSLGGKPVGKNRFYGANDPRRNTGLSLGY; via the coding sequence ATGAAGTACGAACCTTTGGCCAAAACGCTGATCGCGACTTCACTGGCACTGAGCTGCCTGATGGCCCACGCCGCTTCGGTGGCCCCGGTGGCCGCCGAGAACGGCATGGTGGTCACCGCCCAACACTTGGCCTCCCATGTCGGCGTCGATGTGTTGAAAAACGGCGGCAATGCGGTGGATGCAGCGGTCGCTGTGGGCTATGCGCTGGCGGTGGTGTATCCCGCGGCTGGCAACCTCGGCGGTGGCGGTTTCATGACCATTCAACTGGCGGACGGACGCAAGACCTTCCTCGACTTCCGCGAAAAAGCCCCGCTGGCGGCGACTGCCAACATGTACCTGGACAAGGACGGCAACGTCGTCCCGGACCTGAGCACCCGCGGTCATCTCGCCGTGGCAGTGCCCGGCACCGTTTCAGGTATGGAGTTGGCGCTGAGCAAGTACGGCACCAAACCGCGCAAGGATATGATCGCCCCGGCGATCAAACTGGCTGAAGACGGTTTCGAGCTGGAGCAGGGCGATGTCGATCTGCTGGACTATGCCACCGATGTGTTCAAGAAGGACATGCGTGATTCCGGCTCGATCTTCCTGCACAACGGCGAGCCGATGCAGGTCGGGCAGAAACTGGTGCAGAAGGATCTGGCGAAAACCCTGCGCACCATTTCCGAAAAAGGCGCCGACGGCTTCTATAAAGGCTGGGTGGCCGACGCCATCGTCACGTCCAGTCAGGCCAACAAGGGCATCATTACCCAGGCCGACCTCGACAAATACAAGACCCGCGAGCTGGCGCCGGTTGAGTGCGATTACCGTGGTTACCACGTGGTGTCGGCGCCACCGCCAAGCTCCGGCGGGGTGGTGATCTGCGAGATCATGAACATCCTCGAAGGCTATCCGATGAAGGATCTGGGCTTCCATTCGGCCCAGGGCATGCACTACCAGATCGAAGCGATGCGCCACGCTTACGTGGACCGCAACAGCTATCTGGGCGATCCGGATTTTGTGAAGAATCCGATCGAGCATCTGCTGGACAAAAACTACGCCACCAAGCTGCGCAACGCGATCCAGCCGCAGAAGGCCGGGATCTCCGCCGAACTGAAACCCGGCGTCGTCCCGCATGAAGGCAACAACACCACGCACTATTCGATCGTCGACAAGTGGGGCAACGCGGTATCGGTGACTTACACCCTCAACGACTGGTTCGGCGCCGGCGTGATGGCGAGCAAGACCGGGGTGATCCTCAACGACGAAATGGACGACTTCACCTCCAAGGTCGGCGTACCGAACATGTACGGTCTGGTGCAGGGTGAGGCCAATGCCATCGCCCCGGGCAAAACCCCGCTGTCGTCGATGAGCCCGACCATCGTCACCAAGGATGGCAAAGTGGTGATGGTAGTCGGCACCCCGGGTGGCAGCCGCATCATCACTGCGACCTTGTTGACCATGCTCAATGTCATCGATTACGGCATGGGCCTGCAAGAGGCGGTCGACGCGCCGCGTTTCCACCAGCAATGGATGCCTGAAGAAACCAACCTCGAAGACTTCGCGGCCAGCCCCGATACGAAGAAGATTCTCGAGAGCTGGGGCCACAAGTTTGCAGGGCCACAGGATGCCAACCACATCGCGGCCATCCTCGTCGGCGCGCCGTCGCTGGGCGGTAAACCGGTGGGCAAGAACCGTTTCTACGGGGCCAACGATCCACGGCGCAATACCGGGTTGTCGCTGGGCTACTGA
- a CDS encoding methylated-DNA--[protein]-cysteine S-methyltransferase produces the protein MSYTFITLPSPVGELKLVANGLRLAAILWENDKPGRVRLGPMSEAPDNPLLQRTAQQLEEYFAGKRDRFDLELDFVGTDFQKKVWGALLTIPFGETRTYSQIAEQIGNPTAVRAVGAANGRNPISIVAPCHRVIGASGKLTGFAGGLEAKERLLVLEGGEWSDVGRTGDLF, from the coding sequence ATGTCCTACACGTTCATCACCCTGCCCTCGCCGGTCGGCGAATTGAAGCTGGTCGCGAACGGCTTGCGACTGGCGGCCATCCTCTGGGAAAACGACAAACCGGGCCGGGTGCGCCTCGGTCCGATGAGCGAAGCGCCGGACAATCCGTTGCTGCAGCGAACCGCGCAGCAGCTTGAAGAATACTTTGCCGGCAAGCGTGATCGCTTCGACCTGGAGCTGGATTTTGTCGGCACCGATTTTCAGAAAAAGGTCTGGGGGGCGTTGCTGACCATTCCGTTTGGCGAAACCCGCACTTACAGCCAGATCGCCGAGCAGATCGGCAATCCCACCGCCGTGCGCGCCGTGGGTGCAGCGAATGGGCGCAACCCGATTTCGATTGTCGCGCCGTGTCATCGAGTGATTGGTGCGTCGGGGAAATTGACCGGGTTTGCGGGTGGGCTTGAGGCCAAAGAGCGGTTGCTGGTGCTGGAGGGTGGTGAATGGTCTGATGTCGGTAGAACAGGCGACCTGTTTTAA
- a CDS encoding NUDIX domain-containing protein — translation MTKTAERVNIVDTEVLSHDWYLLKKITFDYLRNNGDWQRQTREVYDRGNGAAILLFNREKRTVVLTRQFRLPVFVNGHDGLLIEVAAGLLEGAAPEQRIRDEAEEETGYRVHDVKKVFEAYMSPGSVTEKLHFFIAEYDAKSKVSEGGGLEEETEELEVLEWGFDEALAAFQRGEICDAKTIMLLQYAAMNNLFNT, via the coding sequence ATGACCAAGACAGCCGAGCGGGTCAACATTGTCGACACTGAGGTGTTGTCCCACGACTGGTACCTGTTGAAGAAGATCACCTTCGACTACCTGCGCAATAACGGCGACTGGCAGCGGCAGACCCGCGAGGTCTACGACCGTGGCAATGGGGCGGCGATCCTGTTGTTCAACCGCGAAAAACGCACCGTGGTGTTGACCCGCCAATTCCGTTTGCCGGTGTTCGTCAACGGTCACGATGGATTGCTGATCGAAGTAGCGGCCGGGTTGCTGGAAGGTGCTGCACCGGAACAGCGGATTCGCGACGAGGCCGAAGAAGAAACCGGCTACCGCGTGCACGACGTGAAGAAGGTATTCGAGGCTTACATGAGCCCCGGTTCGGTGACCGAGAAACTGCACTTCTTCATTGCCGAGTACGACGCGAAGTCGAAGGTCAGTGAGGGCGGTGGCCTGGAAGAAGAAACCGAAGAACTGGAAGTGCTCGAGTGGGGCTTCGATGAAGCACTCGCGGCGTTCCAGCGTGGCGAGATCTGCGATGCCAAGACCATCATGCTGTTGCAGTACGCAGCAATGAATAACCTTTTCAACACCTGA
- a CDS encoding lytic polysaccharide monooxygenase auxiliary activity family 9 protein produces the protein MNQPQAQTQLRHGRVTSPASRGAVAIEQGLLGAWQVNEMEAGKNFPALTAGPFPAPYGSDSDSVTPPADGYILSGGKTDARDCVNFTDEEMSKKLNRPFSWPLLSVTPGQTLEVKWEYTAPHTTRGYRWMITKDGWDPKQRISRAQLEAQPFAEDFYTQVPYYSYPGELKAKVNHSVKLPANKKGRHVIVLMWIVANTGNAFYQAFDVDFK, from the coding sequence ATGAACCAACCACAAGCTCAAACCCAACTGCGACACGGTCGCGTCACCTCCCCAGCCAGCCGCGGTGCGGTAGCCATCGAGCAAGGATTGCTCGGTGCCTGGCAGGTCAACGAAATGGAAGCCGGCAAGAACTTCCCGGCGCTGACCGCAGGGCCTTTTCCTGCGCCGTATGGCAGCGACAGTGACAGCGTCACGCCGCCTGCCGACGGTTACATCCTCAGCGGTGGCAAGACCGATGCCCGTGACTGCGTGAACTTCACCGACGAGGAAATGAGCAAAAAGCTCAACCGTCCGTTCAGCTGGCCACTGCTCAGTGTCACCCCGGGCCAGACGCTGGAAGTGAAATGGGAATACACCGCGCCGCACACCACCCGCGGCTACCGCTGGATGATCACCAAGGATGGCTGGGATCCGAAGCAACGTATTTCCCGTGCGCAGCTCGAAGCGCAGCCTTTCGCCGAAGACTTCTACACTCAGGTGCCGTATTACAGCTATCCGGGTGAACTGAAGGCCAAGGTCAATCATTCGGTGAAATTGCCGGCCAACAAAAAGGGCCGTCACGTCATCGTGCTGATGTGGATCGTCGCCAACACCGGTAACGCGTTCTATCAGGCGTTCGACGTCGACTTCAAATAA
- a CDS encoding hemerythrin domain-containing protein gives MNIFEALRESHDRQRNYAKALVETSGDTPERVEAYKQLKAELQAHETAEERHFYIPLMEFDNGVDLSRHAISEHHEMDEMMEELDETEMSSPAWLATAKKLSDKVHHHLKEEEQKFFQMAGKLLNEKQKEQLAGQYEKEYQAQLE, from the coding sequence ATGAACATTTTCGAAGCCCTTCGCGAAAGCCACGACCGCCAGCGCAATTACGCCAAAGCCCTGGTCGAAACCAGCGGTGACACCCCGGAGCGGGTTGAAGCCTACAAACAGTTGAAAGCCGAGCTGCAGGCCCACGAAACCGCTGAAGAACGCCACTTCTACATCCCGTTGATGGAGTTCGACAATGGTGTCGACCTCAGTCGCCATGCCATCTCCGAGCACCATGAAATGGACGAGATGATGGAAGAACTGGACGAGACCGAGATGTCCAGCCCGGCCTGGCTGGCCACCGCGAAAAAACTGTCGGACAAGGTCCACCACCATCTGAAGGAAGAAGAGCAGAAGTTCTTCCAGATGGCCGGCAAGCTGCTCAACGAAAAGCAGAAAGAGCAACTCGCAGGACAATACGAAAAGGAATACCAGGCACAACTGGAGTGA
- a CDS encoding GNAT family N-acetyltransferase, translating into MKLRIELSQNPTEEQRKAILEPLIAYNDAQTGGSKSEPFALLVRDEHDAILGGLYGRVIFTWMYIELLCVPEQGRGQRIGSELMAMAENLAREKNCMGIWLDTFDFQAPAFYEKLGFSQFGEIVDYPPGHSRHYFQKRLIG; encoded by the coding sequence ATGAAGTTGCGAATCGAGTTGTCGCAGAACCCCACGGAAGAGCAACGCAAGGCCATTCTCGAGCCTTTGATTGCCTATAACGACGCCCAGACCGGCGGCTCCAAGTCGGAGCCCTTCGCCCTGCTGGTGCGCGATGAGCACGACGCAATTCTCGGTGGGTTGTATGGCCGGGTGATTTTTACCTGGATGTACATTGAATTGCTGTGCGTACCGGAACAGGGTCGCGGGCAACGCATCGGTTCGGAATTGATGGCCATGGCGGAAAATCTGGCCAGAGAAAAGAACTGCATGGGAATCTGGCTGGACACCTTCGATTTTCAGGCGCCGGCGTTCTACGAGAAGCTGGGATTCAGCCAGTTTGGCGAGATTGTCGACTACCCGCCGGGGCATAGTCGGCATTATTTCCAAAAGCGCTTGATCGGTTGA
- a CDS encoding DUF6388 family protein, translating into MAPTDQRHEQALKLFLDARPELRESLDHLNPLLAQAKGETPAQYREERLHEAFEAEAEHQGLFAWELTLLLTAATPEDYQAQRMEVHREVAEMAHMSWADYCDLYGLEP; encoded by the coding sequence ATGGCGCCCACCGACCAGCGACATGAACAAGCCCTGAAACTGTTTCTCGACGCACGCCCCGAACTGCGCGAATCCCTCGATCATCTCAATCCGCTGCTGGCCCAGGCCAAGGGCGAAACCCCGGCGCAATATCGTGAAGAACGCCTGCACGAAGCCTTCGAGGCCGAGGCGGAGCATCAAGGCCTGTTTGCCTGGGAATTGACCTTGCTCCTGACGGCGGCAACGCCCGAGGACTATCAGGCCCAGCGCATGGAGGTGCACCGCGAGGTGGCGGAAATGGCGCACATGAGCTGGGCGGATTACTGCGATCTGTATGGGCTGGAACCGTAA